CCTACAATGTCCTGTCTCAAGAGCGAGAACGGACAGAATATTCGGCAATTCTTAAACTGCTGGGCAAACGCTTAATGAAGCGTAATCAAAAATTTTTACCACAGTCAGATATTGCCCAAAAATACTTGGTTTCCTCAAAGGAAGTTAATTATGAGCAAACAATTCATGAAATAGCCAAACAACAGTATCAAGATCTAGGCAAAGCTTTAGAACACATTGGCTTATTAAGTGAACTAAATTTAGTGCATATCCTGCTACAAGAGGGGTACAAACATGCACCAAGTAACCCAACTGTAAGTTCTAGCAATGCCTATACATCGCCAGCAAAGCCTACTAGCAGCGATGACACCCGCATTCAAAATAATACATCTGTTAATAGAGCAAGTTCAACAAGTTCTACTAGTAACGCGGGCGTTAATAACACAGGAACTAATAGAACAGGCTCAGCTTATTCCAATAGTGCGGGCAGTTATCAAATGCGGAGCGAGTCTCAAGCACCATTGCGTAACAACAGCAGCACATCTAACACTGCGGCTAATGCAGCAAAAAACACCAATCAAACTACCAATAACAACCAAGCGAGCAATAAAAATAATGCTGCTGATGGTTCACTTAATCAATATATTCGTCAAGCGGAAAACTTTATCAATCAAAAGTTATGGGCTTCAGCTTTAAAGGAACTGCGGAGTGCTATCCAAATAGATTGTAACAATAGCAAATGTCATGCTTTGTTGGGATTTGTCTACATGAATCAAAAGTTATCAGGCATGGCTAAAGTCAGCTTTCAGCAAGCCTTAAAACTAAATCCTGATGAATCAATAGCTAGGCAATATATTGAGCAAGTAAGTGGTAATAATGCTAGTGGTACTAATGCCAGTGGTAATAATAACCAGACAAAAACAGACCCTAAAGCCAAGAATGACAAAAAAGGTGGATTTTTTGGTTGGTTAGGTGGTGGTTAATAATATAGGCAATGCTTTGCACTGCCTATATTATTGGCATTATGAAAAAATTATCGCAAGCAGAAATTAAAGTAGCGATCCAACAACAGGCGATCGCTCTCGGTTTTAGCAAGGTTGGCATAGCTAAAGCTGAATCGGGCATCGAGGCGGAACGTTTGCAGTCATGGTTAGCCTTAGGATATCAAGCGGATATGGACTGGATGACCAATCCTAAACGGCAAGATATCTCACAGGTAATGACAGGAGTAAAGTCAGTTATTTGTGTGGCTTTAAATTACTACACCCCTCATCAGCATTCTAGCGATCGCAATGTTGGTAAAATTTCCCGCTACGGTTGGGGGCGTGACTACCACAAGGTTTTAACCAAGAAGCTCAAAGCTTTGGCAACTTGGTTAAATACTCAAGGGGAAAATATTCAAACTCGTTATTATGTGGATACTGGCCCAATTGCGGAAAAAGCCTTTGCTCAGAGATCAGGGATTGGTTGGATTGGCAAGCATAGCAATGTGATTACGCGGGACTATGGTTCTTGGTTATTTTTGGGAGAAGTGTTAACTAATTTAGAATTAGAACCCGATCGCCCACATACTGATCATTGTGGTACTTGTACTCGCTGCATTGATGCCTGCCCGACGGGAGCGATCGCCCAGCCCTTTGTAGTCGATGCCAATCGCTGTATTGCTTTTCATACAATTGAAAACAAAGCTGCACAAATCCCCGATGCGATCGCCACTAATTTACAAAACTGGGTGGCAGGTTGTGATATTTGCCAAGATGTTTGTCCTTGGAATCAGCGATTTGCTCAAGAAACATTGGAGAATGATTTTCAGCCTTTCCCTCACAATATTGATCCTCCGCTAGAAGCCTTAGTAAATATGACTGATCAAGAATGGGATCAACATTTTACAGGCTCAGCTTTGAGAAGAATTAAACGCGATCGCTGGCAACGCAATGCTAAAACAGCGATCGATAATTGATAGCAATGCTTTGCGTTACTAAGTAGATGGGCATAATTAATTACAAACCCAAACCCGTAAAGTTGCGCCCCGCAGGGGCGCAACTTTACGGGTTTGGGTAATTTATTCTGCACAGGTACTTATAAAATTGTGCTCGTGCTGTCTCTCAGCCATTTAGCTTGTATAGATTTATCCAATAAAATCTTAGATTAGAAGTACTAGAATAAATCAAGAACTTAAGTTCTTGTCTAAAAGCTCAACTCTGCTGACATGGACTAAAGCATAATTCTAAACAACCCATTTCAACTGGTTTGATCTTTGAGCCTTGCAATTGTGTGTATGGTGGCGTAAGCCCTGAGTATATCTAAACATCTATTTATTAAATATTCACTAAATCATCTTGGCTGATCTAAAGATTGTTCGACATATTAAAGATGGCGCTGAGCGTTGGAATGCTTGGCGTGAAAAAACTCAGCCTGACGAGATCGATCTGCAAAAGGCTGACTTATCTGGTTTGAAGCTAGGTGGTGCAAATCTGTCTAAAGTAAACTTGAGTAAAGCTAACTTAAGTAAAACAGATTTATCCCAAGCAAATCTATCGGGTTCAAACTTAACTGAGGCAGCCCTTGTAAATGCCAATCTAAAGGGAGCTAACTTGAGTGGTGCAACTCTCAAGCAAGTTAACTTTAGTCAGGCTAATCTTCAAGATGTCAATCTCTCTAATACAGATCTGCGATCGCTAGAACTGAGAGGTATAAATCTTGGCATCGCCAATCTTAGTGGCGCAGATTTACGTGGAGCAAATCTTAGTGATGAGAGCTTCAAAGGGGCAAATCTTAGCGGAGCAAATCTTAGTGGTGCAAATCTCCAAAACACTGACTTTAGTGGCGCAAACTTAAGCAATGTGAACTTAAGTAAAGCCAAACTAAATCGAGCTAAATTAAGGGGAACATTATTAACTCGTGCTAATTTATGCGGAGCATCCCTTGATTTTGCCGATATTAGTATGGCGGGCTGCCTAATGGCGAATTTTAGTGAGGCTATTTTAAACAATGCTATTTTGAACAACGCAAACTTGGGCGGTGCGATTTTAAGTGGAGCGCAACTAGTTGGAGCATCCTTATGTAATACATTTTTGAATGATGCTTCTCTGAGCATGGCTAATTTTACGAAAGCAAATCTCAGTGATGCTGATTTTAGTCAAACCTATATGTACAGGGCTATTTTGTCACAGACAACTTGTATCGAAACAAAATTTCGTCATGCAGAAATGCAGGAAGTGGATCTGAGTATAGCAATTCTTAAAAAAGCAAATTTTGCGATCGCTGACCTACAAAATGCTTATTTAGCTGGTGCTGATTTGAGTGGTGCGATCTTAACTGGAACTAACTTAGAAAAGGCAAATCTAACTAATGCTAATTTAACTGATGTAGTTATTGAAAGTACGATTTGGACAGGTGCAAATCTTCAGGGAGTAATTGGAATTTCTCTGAAATAATACTGTTATAGCAATGTAAGGTTTGCGCTGCTTAGGACATAAAACCAAAAAGGCATTAGGCGGCGCGAAGCGCCGCTTTACGCTTTTTTGGGTTTGAAATGCTAGGATTCAGTTGCAGGTTATTTTTATAAATTCCATAAGGCTTAGCATGGGACTCGTTGCATATTTGGATTGTCCGACAGGAATTGCGGGTGATATGTGTTTAGGTGCGTTGGTGAGTGCAGGTGTACCTTTAGAATATTTACAAGATATTGTTCATCAATTAGGACTCGATCGCGAAGTTAAGTTGTGGACAGAATCCGTTCATCGAGGTGGGATAGCAGCCACAAAAATGCATGTCGAACTACTAAACTATAGCGGCGTGGAACCACCCACCATTGTGGCTGAACAATCTCATTCTCATTCTGATCATGTTCATTCCCATAGCCATGAAGAACATAATCATGATTCCCATAGCCATGAGCATTCCCATAAAGCGCATTCCCATCCAATTCATCGTCACTTACCCGATATTGAGAAAATTATCCGTAATGCTAAATTACCTAAACAGGTTGAAGTTTGGAGCTTAGCAACCTTTAAAGAACTAGCGATCGCGGAAGGAGCAGTACATGGCATTGCACCTGAAGCAGTACATTTTCATGAAGTGGGGGCGATCGATGCGATCGTTGATATTGTCTGTACCTGTGCAGGATTTGCATGGTTAGAAGTTGAAAAAATCTATTGTTCGGCTTTGCCTGCGGGTGGGGGATATGTAAATTGCGATCATGGTAAAATGCCAGTGCCAGCACCTGCCACATTAAAATTGTGGGAAATGCATGGGGTGACTACGTTTGACAATGGTATTAGGAAAGAATTAGTCACACCCACAGGTGCGGCGATCGCTGTAACTCTCAGTGAAAAATTTGGCGAAGTTCCCTTAATGAAAATCAAAAAAGTGGGTTTAGGTGCTGGTACGCAAGATTTAGAAATTCCTAATACTTTGCGGCTATGGATTGGTAAGAGCAAAAAAAAAATCTTGAAGTAAAGGAACTTCGGGCGTTGCCCGATGATCCTTTACTTCAATGGTTTCAAACTGTCGAAACCGTCGCTGTTTTAGAAACTCAAGTCGATGACATGACCGCGCAAGCGATCGCCTATACGATGGAGCAGTTATTAGCAAATGGCGCTCTGGATGTTTATACCCAAGCGATCGGTATGAAGAAATCTCGCAATGGGATACTGATTACGGTTATTTGTCCCTGCGATCGTCAAACCATTTGTGAGCAAATTCTGTTTCAGGAAACCAGTACTCTCGGTATCAGATATCGATTACAGGAGCGTAAAATTCTCTATCGGGAAATTCATAAAGTCGAAACGGAATATGGCAAGGCGCGGGTCAAGATTGCATGGCGCGATGGATTCTGTACGATTCAGCCAGAATATGAGGACTGTGCGAAGCTGGCGCGATCGTATAATATTCCATTAATTCGAGTTCAAGAGATAGTGAAACTCGCAGGAGAGAGGCTTTCAGAGATTTTGCGCGATCGTAAAAATAGCTAACTGATACATGGAAACAGAGACTTGGGCTTGGAGACCAAGCCCCTACCTATCCAAAAAATGTAAGGGTTTGGTCTCCAAACCCTTTTTTAATATAGCAACGCAAGAGATAGATAGGACAAATCAAAACTAAAAAGATGGGTGGCGGCGCTTCGCGCCGCCACCCATCTTTTTGGTTTTATGTCCTAAGCAAAACTTACATTGCTATAGGATATTGAAAGAGCGTAACTAATACCACGATTTCCTAAGGTTCTATCCCTAACTCTCGCAAGCGTTGCTCTAAATATTTAGCTCGTTGTTCAGATTGTTCTGCTTCAGTCAAGATCCAATGACCATTAGCATCATAAAAACGCAACCATAGGCGATTAACTCCTTTATATTCACCTTCCCATAGACCGATTCCCAACTCAATTTCAGGCATCCACACCTTTGGCTCTGTGAGATCTGTTTCTACATAGCGATCGCTTTGTAACATATACACTCGCATCTGATCGGTATAGCGGCTAAATATCACATAGTAAGGAATTCGCAAAATCTTTTCATATACCTCCCATTTGGATGGAGGCTTCTCGGCATTGCCATTTTGATAAATTTGCGCTCTTGGGCGGGATTCACCTAAATCTTCTTTTTCGGTACTGGGTGATAGTAGTTCCACAACGATATGCGGACTAACTCCTTCTTGCCAGATTACATAACTTAGCCGCAGATCTTGATCATCATAGAGTTTGGGTACACCAACCACGCCAAACCAATCGGGGCGCTTATACCAATTTTGGTGATGGACATCGTAATAAAGATTGAGATCACTGGCGCTAAATATGCGATCGCTCTTGTAATTCGCAGGGCGAAATGTGAGCCATAAAAGCTCAGACTGAAAACTATGAAATTGATCCACCCCATTCTCCTCATGATTTTCGCTAGGCAAGTCATACATTGTTGGCAATGTCTCTCTAGGAGAAAGTGGTGGATCGCTCTGTTCAGTTGGATACTTGAGTCGATACATAAGTTACCTGCTAACTCGTTCTAATTATGGATCATACCAAAGAGTTAAGGAGTTTCTGCTGTCACTATCAAGACCCAAGAAGAGAAAAGCGTCGCGAAGCGCCGCTTTTCTCTTCTTGGGTTTTATGTCCTAATATGCTTGGCGACAGCTATGTTATGAAGTGCGATCGCCTGAAGTCAGTAATAATTTTAACTTGAGGTCAATTAAATTAATATCAGCCAAGCCTATTTGCACATCACCTTCTAAAACGATTCCTGTACTGATTAAGCGATCGAGCAATTCCAAAATTGATGATTCACTTGATGATTTGTCGGGATAGTATGCACCGCGTCTAGGTAGAAGTTTGCCGAATTCACCTAAATCAAGATTCAGGTCTTCAGGATCAATATCGAGAACTTCGCAAAGATTAAAAATCTGCTGCTCTAAGGCTTGCAAACTATCGGCGGCTTTCTCGATTTCGGATTCAGTTAACTTTTCAGCATCCATCCGTCGAATTACTTGGGCTTCCATTAACTGACGCAACAGTTCTACTAATGTGAGAATTAGTGGCGCTAGTCCAGATTTTTTGGGCTTGACAATTAAACTGTCATTACTATCAGTCATTAGAGAATTCCACAGGCTTCTTGGCGTAGTTTATACCAAATTAAGAAATGGCTACGCCATTTCTTAATTTAACGCCAGTTCGACGAAAGCAGAAAATGGTAAGAATCGCTAAGCGATTCTTACCATTTTCTGCCATTTGCGGCGTGCTTCGCACGCCGCAAATGGCTATATCGAACTCACGTTAATTTAAAAACCTTTACTAGGTCTGGTTTTTGATTCACAAAAGTGTTTTCAAACTTTCGAGAATTTTTGTTAGAACAGGTTGCAGCGCTTCGCGTTGCAACCTGCTCTTTTTATATCTTGCCATGGGAAATAGTCCAAGTTTGATCCGCCATTGAGTCAAGCTCTTCAGGATCATGGGTAACAACGAGAATTGTCCAATTTTTTTTAAGTTCTTGCAGGATGCCTAGGATTTGCTTACGCATTGACCAGTCTAAGCCTGCGGTAGGCTCATCAAGCAATAACAGGCTGGGTTGACGAATTAACTGCACCGCAAGCGCTAACCGTCTCTGTTGACCACCACTAAGGGACTGTGGCGAAGTGCTAGGACTGAGATAACTTAAGCCCACAGAACTTAATGCTCCTTGGATGCGATCGCCATCTAGATCAATATGCCCCAATCTTAATTCTTCTAAAATCGTACTTCCACAAAAATGACGCTCAGGAAACTGAAATACTAATCCACATATTTGCTGCAAGTGGTCAGGCAGTAATTCTTGAGAGTGCCAATAAATGCTGCCACTAGTCCAATCGACAAATCCTGCCAAAATTTCCAGCAAGGTACTTTTGCCAGAACCACTGGGCCCCACCATCAAGCCCAATTGCCGATCCTGCAACTCAAAAGATATATTTTGAAGAATTGCTTCAGGGGTAGCAGGTGGGTGATAGCAAAGATTGCGGATAGAAAGCATAAAAAAAATGAAGGTTAGAATGGCTAAGCCATTCTAACCTTCATTTTTAAAAAGAAGAAATGGCAGCGCTTTGTACTACTACTTCTTTAAATGCTAAGGACTTCGCAACAAAATTCTTTTATGACGAGGTGAAGCCACGTCATAAAAGAAGGGACTTACGAAAAAGAACGCAAAGTAAGGGCAATTCATGAATTGCCCTTACTTTGTAATGCATATTTCAAGTCATTTTTGCGTAATTCCTAAAAAACTGGTTCATAATTTTGCAAGTTCTTGACAAGCAATTTGATATTGCTGCTCAATTTGGGCGAAGAGGTCGGGCAAGCCCACGGAATCTTCACGTTTGCCCTTTAGCTCAACTTCAAGACAGAGTTTTCCTAAAGCCTTAGCCCCCAAAATATTGCTACTTCCTTTCAGGGTGTGAGCGTTATAGCTCACCTCTTGCAGATCATTATTGGCGATCGCCTGTCGCAGGTTTTTTAATAGGACGGGTGCTTCTTCGATCGTGAATAAATTGATCATCCGCCCAATCAACTTAGGATTAATTTGTTGAAGATTTTTAATGGCGGCTGGATCGATCACTGAAGAACTCATATCCTTAGCAACTGTATTGATTGCATCCGCCTCATTAATTTGCTCACCCACAGCCCATTTCTCGATTGTCCGTTGCAGTGAATCCATCATGATTGGCTTGCTGATGTAATCATCCATCCCAGCGCGTAAGCACATTTCGCGATCGCCCTGCATCGCACTAGCAGTCATGGCAATAATCGTAGGACGTTCATAACCCGT
This genomic stretch from Pseudanabaena galeata CCNP1313 harbors:
- a CDS encoding DnaJ domain-containing protein, whose amino-acid sequence is METPRTFRIDRGIGQYDFNDYYAVLGLPLTAESSLVRRRYLLIAKCLHPDIHGRSHSEKQIATQYLSKLVNPAYNVLSQERERTEYSAILKLLGKRLMKRNQKFLPQSDIAQKYLVSSKEVNYEQTIHEIAKQQYQDLGKALEHIGLLSELNLVHILLQEGYKHAPSNPTVSSSNAYTSPAKPTSSDDTRIQNNTSVNRASSTSSTSNAGVNNTGTNRTGSAYSNSAGSYQMRSESQAPLRNNSSTSNTAANAAKNTNQTTNNNQASNKNNAADGSLNQYIRQAENFINQKLWASALKELRSAIQIDCNNSKCHALLGFVYMNQKLSGMAKVSFQQALKLNPDESIARQYIEQVSGNNASGTNASGNNNQTKTDPKAKNDKKGGFFGWLGGG
- the queG gene encoding tRNA epoxyqueuosine(34) reductase QueG codes for the protein MKKLSQAEIKVAIQQQAIALGFSKVGIAKAESGIEAERLQSWLALGYQADMDWMTNPKRQDISQVMTGVKSVICVALNYYTPHQHSSDRNVGKISRYGWGRDYHKVLTKKLKALATWLNTQGENIQTRYYVDTGPIAEKAFAQRSGIGWIGKHSNVITRDYGSWLFLGEVLTNLELEPDRPHTDHCGTCTRCIDACPTGAIAQPFVVDANRCIAFHTIENKAAQIPDAIATNLQNWVAGCDICQDVCPWNQRFAQETLENDFQPFPHNIDPPLEALVNMTDQEWDQHFTGSALRRIKRDRWQRNAKTAIDN
- a CDS encoding pentapeptide repeat-containing protein, producing MADLKIVRHIKDGAERWNAWREKTQPDEIDLQKADLSGLKLGGANLSKVNLSKANLSKTDLSQANLSGSNLTEAALVNANLKGANLSGATLKQVNFSQANLQDVNLSNTDLRSLELRGINLGIANLSGADLRGANLSDESFKGANLSGANLSGANLQNTDFSGANLSNVNLSKAKLNRAKLRGTLLTRANLCGASLDFADISMAGCLMANFSEAILNNAILNNANLGGAILSGAQLVGASLCNTFLNDASLSMANFTKANLSDADFSQTYMYRAILSQTTCIETKFRHAEMQEVDLSIAILKKANFAIADLQNAYLAGADLSGAILTGTNLEKANLTNANLTDVVIESTIWTGANLQGVIGISLK
- the larC gene encoding nickel pincer cofactor biosynthesis protein LarC, which gives rise to MGLVAYLDCPTGIAGDMCLGALVSAGVPLEYLQDIVHQLGLDREVKLWTESVHRGGIAATKMHVELLNYSGVEPPTIVAEQSHSHSDHVHSHSHEEHNHDSHSHEHSHKAHSHPIHRHLPDIEKIIRNAKLPKQVEVWSLATFKELAIAEGAVHGIAPEAVHFHEVGAIDAIVDIVCTCAGFAWLEVEKIYCSALPAGGGYVNCDHGKMPVPAPATLKLWEMHGVTTFDNGIRKELVTPTGAAIAVTLSEKFGEVPLMKIKKVGLGAGTQDLEIPNTLRLWIGKSKKKILK
- the larC2 gene encoding nickel pincer cofactor biosynthesis protein LarC2, whose translation is MPDDPLLQWFQTVETVAVLETQVDDMTAQAIAYTMEQLLANGALDVYTQAIGMKKSRNGILITVICPCDRQTICEQILFQETSTLGIRYRLQERKILYREIHKVETEYGKARVKIAWRDGFCTIQPEYEDCAKLARSYNIPLIRVQEIVKLAGERLSEILRDRKNS
- a CDS encoding Uma2 family endonuclease — its product is MYRLKYPTEQSDPPLSPRETLPTMYDLPSENHEENGVDQFHSFQSELLWLTFRPANYKSDRIFSASDLNLYYDVHHQNWYKRPDWFGVVGVPKLYDDQDLRLSYVIWQEGVSPHIVVELLSPSTEKEDLGESRPRAQIYQNGNAEKPPSKWEVYEKILRIPYYVIFSRYTDQMRVYMLQSDRYVETDLTEPKVWMPEIELGIGLWEGEYKGVNRLWLRFYDANGHWILTEAEQSEQRAKYLEQRLRELGIEP
- a CDS encoding gas vesicle protein K → MTDSNDSLIVKPKKSGLAPLILTLVELLRQLMEAQVIRRMDAEKLTESEIEKAADSLQALEQQIFNLCEVLDIDPEDLNLDLGEFGKLLPRRGAYYPDKSSSESSILELLDRLISTGIVLEGDVQIGLADINLIDLKLKLLLTSGDRTS
- a CDS encoding ABC transporter ATP-binding protein, translating into MLSIRNLCYHPPATPEAILQNISFELQDRQLGLMVGPSGSGKSTLLEILAGFVDWTSGSIYWHSQELLPDHLQQICGLVFQFPERHFCGSTILEELRLGHIDLDGDRIQGALSSVGLSYLSPSTSPQSLSGGQQRRLALAVQLIRQPSLLLLDEPTAGLDWSMRKQILGILQELKKNWTILVVTHDPEELDSMADQTWTISHGKI